The DNA region TATAAAGCCAGCGCCTATAAAGTACGGGAAGGGTCACCGGTGGAAGATCTGCTCAAAAAGCTGCCCGGCGTAAGCGTTGATAAAGACGGCAATGTAACCGCACATGGCAAACAGGTTACCAAAGTACGGGTTAATGGTAAAGATTATTTTACCGGCGATGTGCAAACCGCCACTCAGAACCTGCCTGCCGATATTGTGGAAAACATACAGGTGATTGACGATTACGGCGACCAGGCCAACCTTACCGGCATCAAAACCGGCGACCCGGACAAGATCCTGAACATCACCATACAAAAGGGAAAAAGCAAAGGTAATTTTGGCCAGGGCAGCGTTGGCGTTGGTAATGACGACCGGTACCAGGCCCGTCTTTCGGCCAATTCATTTTATGATGCCAGGCAGCTGGCAGTTATAGGCACCTGGAATAACAATAACACCAATAGTTTCAACCTTGGCAGCAGCGGTGGCGGCGGCGGTCGGGCCGGGCGTGGAGGTGGCGGAGGCGGAAGCAGTGCCGGCGGGGTAAGTACAGCGAATGGCATTACTACCAACCGTTCCATAGGTACCAATTACCGCGATGACTGGGGCAAAAAAGTTACGGTATATGGCAGCTATAGTTTTGCCGATAAAGACAGGGATATCAACATCACAACCTTGCAGCAAAACCTTTATCAATCAGGTAATATCATCAATATGGATAACAGCACTAACCATAACCATGGTATCAACCACCGTTTTGATTTCAATATCGAGTACAAAATAGATACATCTAACTATATCAAAATAAACCCGGGTTTTTCATATGCCACTGCCGAAAACATGAGTACCGATACCTTCAGCAATACCCGTAACCAAAGTTTAGTTACAGGTAATGAGCTGGCACTCACCAATAACTCATCACAAACAGGCAGCCTTAATGTGCTTTATAACCACAAGTTCCATAAAAAAGGACGGAACTTCAGTGTTAATGCCAATATAAGCTATTCTAAAAACGACCAGGAACTGAACGATAAATACACCACCCGGCAGGATACCGTGGTAACGCCATTGTTTCAGCAGATCAACTCTGATAATCAATCGCAAAGGGTAAGCCTGCATTTTTCATATATCGAACCTATTGGCAAAACAACTTACCTGGAAAGCAATTACAGTTATAATTATTCGAACACCGATAATAATCGCTACAACTACCGGGTTGATCCTGTAACAGGCAATCAAACCTACGTTGATTCATTGAGTACGTTGTATAACTACCAGTTCATCACCAACCGCATCGGGTTAAACCTTCGAGGGATACAACCTAAATATAATTATACGCTGGGCCTGGCTGTTCAGCCTTCAAAGCTTGACGGGGAATCGCACAATTTTCATACCTCCACATCTACCTTTAATATTATCCCTACGGCCAGGTTTATCTATAACTTTTCAAAAAACCATTCCTTTTCGTTTAATTATAGCGGCTCCAATGCACAGCCATCATTTAGCCAGCTGCAGCTTCAGCCCGATTATTCAAACCCTCAAAACAGGGTTTATGGCAACCCTGACCTGAAACCTGAATTTACCAACAGCTTTAATGTGCGTTATAACCAGTTTGATATTGCCAGCGGCAATTCACTGTTCGCCAGTTTATCATTTGCCGAAACCCAGGATAAAATAGTTACCAATTCGGCCCCTGTTACCGATAGCACCCAAAGCACAAAAGGCAACAATACCATACAGGCAACCCGCTATATTAACACCAATGGTTTTTATAATGTAAACGGCAACTATTCCTTTTCAAAACCATTTGCCGAACGCAAGTACACCGTATCCTTAAACGGCGGTGCAAGCTACAACAACAATATTTCATATATTGAAAATCAGCGCAATGAGGGTAGAAACTGGGTGCTTAACCAGGGCGTTAAACTTAGGGTTGACCTTGACAGCATTATGGACAGCGAGATCAGCGCTAATTACAGCATTAATACTACCCGTTACAGCCTGCCATCTTCATTAAATACCGATGCCCAAACCTGGACATTAGGGCTCGACGGCCGTAATTACTTTTTTTACAGTTGGGTGCTTGGTTACAGTTTAACTCAAACCATCAATCACGGTTTCAGCAGTACCGTAAAAGCCAACCCTACCCTGCTGAGCAGCTATCTGGAATATCAGTTTTTAAACAAGCATATAGCCTCGCTTAGGTTCCAGGCTTTTGATATTTTTGACCAGAACAAAGGCATTACCCGTACCGCCGTAGGCAACCAGATCATTGATACGCGTACCAACCGGCTGGGCAG from Mucilaginibacter sp. SJ includes:
- a CDS encoding TonB-dependent receptor, which gives rise to MKKHLLLAFISILFLSTAYAQQAREVRGTVVDSVGSVPGITVKLISDKDSVVVATNTAGAFYFPAVISKNFKLSISGIGYQPFTRRYVMDNDTKPINLDPIKVKVQTNMLNTVVVSAVIPITIKEDTVEYKASAYKVREGSPVEDLLKKLPGVSVDKDGNVTAHGKQVTKVRVNGKDYFTGDVQTATQNLPADIVENIQVIDDYGDQANLTGIKTGDPDKILNITIQKGKSKGNFGQGSVGVGNDDRYQARLSANSFYDARQLAVIGTWNNNNTNSFNLGSSGGGGGRAGRGGGGGGSSAGGVSTANGITTNRSIGTNYRDDWGKKVTVYGSYSFADKDRDINITTLQQNLYQSGNIINMDNSTNHNHGINHRFDFNIEYKIDTSNYIKINPGFSYATAENMSTDTFSNTRNQSLVTGNELALTNNSSQTGSLNVLYNHKFHKKGRNFSVNANISYSKNDQELNDKYTTRQDTVVTPLFQQINSDNQSQRVSLHFSYIEPIGKTTYLESNYSYNYSNTDNNRYNYRVDPVTGNQTYVDSLSTLYNYQFITNRIGLNLRGIQPKYNYTLGLAVQPSKLDGESHNFHTSTSTFNIIPTARFIYNFSKNHSFSFNYSGSNAQPSFSQLQLQPDYSNPQNRVYGNPDLKPEFTNSFNVRYNQFDIASGNSLFASLSFAETQDKIVTNSAPVTDSTQSTKGNNTIQATRYINTNGFYNVNGNYSFSKPFAERKYTVSLNGGASYNNNISYIENQRNEGRNWVLNQGVKLRVDLDSIMDSEISANYSINTTRYSLPSSLNTDAQTWTLGLDGRNYFFYSWVLGYSLTQTINHGFSSTVKANPTLLSSYLEYQFLNKHIASLRFQAFDIFDQNKGITRTAVGNQIIDTRTNRLGRYFMLSFTIRLQKFTGSRPQGGRNGGGRGFGGGGGGRRGGRG